Proteins encoded in a region of the Peromyscus leucopus breed LL Stock chromosome 15, UCI_PerLeu_2.1, whole genome shotgun sequence genome:
- the LOC114702826 gene encoding 60S ribosomal protein L27a-like yields MPSRLRNTRKLRGHMSHNHMSHSHGRISKHRKHPGGHGNAGGMHHHRINFDKCHPGYFRRVGMRHYHLKTNQSFCPTVNLDKLWTLVNEQTCVNAAKNKTGAAPIIDAVWSGYYKVLGKGKLPKQPVIVKAKFFSRRAEEKINGVGGACVLVA; encoded by the coding sequence ATGCCATCCAGACTGAGGAACACCCGGAAACTCCGGGGCCACATGAGCCACAACCACATGAGCCACAGCCACGGCCGCATCAGTAAACACCGCAAGCACCCAGGAGGCCACGGTAATGCTggaggcatgcatcaccacaggATCAACTTCGACAAATGTCATCCAGGTTACTTTCGGAGAGTTGGTATGAGACATTACCACTTAAAGACGAACCAGAGCTTCTGTCCAACTGTCAACCTGGATAAATTGTGGACACTGGTCAATGAGCAGACATGCGTCAATGCTGCAAAGAACAAGACTGGAGCTGCTCCCATCATTGATGCTGTGTGGTCGGGCTACTACAAAGTTCTGGGGAAGGGAAAGCTCCCTAAGCAGCCTGTCATCGTGAAAGCCAAATTTTTCAGCAGAAGAGCTGAAGAGAAGATAAATGGTGTTGGAGGTGCCTGTGTCCTGGTGGCTTGA